A part of Capsicum annuum cultivar UCD-10X-F1 chromosome 6, UCD10Xv1.1, whole genome shotgun sequence genomic DNA contains:
- the LOC107867976 gene encoding cyclic dof factor 1 yields MTCDSEIKLFGKILPVVVSVECAVAVGTSSGGDGDRCLEDGKASSADEGSENENQGADKDDLTGELNEAKFEEGDQSQMMEESENPRTLSESENSSKSPTDEDSQAVKTSGTENEPTNVTNSEQNSLKKPDKILPCPRCNSSDTKFCYYNNNNVNQPRHFCRSCQRYWTAGGTMRNLPVGAGRRKNKNLAAHYRHISISEGLLAAGVESPNGLIHHPMFKPNGTILSFGTDLPLCESMASPLSQAEKRLSNGIQNGFHKAELKNSSCKVGDTGDECYKGSNIPTPNVMVEEGKRELHKAVMHNINGIPSPFPCLHGVPWPFTWNAAVPMPAICPIPFPMPFFPTPYWNCNVPPWSNPWLGPALQAASEKTSGSDPTSPLGKHSREGDLLKPSNPRGKEQSEQKYSERSILVPKTLRIDDPDEAAKSSIWSTLGIKYDSANRGEFFKALQPKSDDKHNKANTPPVLHANPAALSRSITFQQSA; encoded by the exons ATGACGTGTGATTCAGAGATCAAGTTGTTCGGAAAGATACTTCCGGTGGTAGTCTCCGTCGAGTGTGCCGTCGCCGTTGGGACTTcaagtggtggtgatggtgatcgATGTTTAGAGGATGGTAAAGCAAGCAGTGCAGATGAAGGAAGTGAAAATGAAAATCAAGGAGCTGACAAG GACGATCTAACAGGAGAGCTCAATGAAGCTAAATTTGAGGAGGGAGATCAAAGTCAGATGATGGAAGAGTCAGAAAATCCGAGGACTTTATCAGAATCAGAGAACAGTTCTAAATCTCCAACTGATGAAGACTCTCAAGCTGTGAAAACATCCGGGACTGAAAATGAACCAACTAATGTGACAAATTCTGAGCAGAACAGTCTAAAGAAGCCAGACAAAATTCTCCCATGCCCTCGTTGCAACAGTTCAGATACAAAATTCTGTTACTATAATAACAACAACGTCAATCAGCCTCGTCATTTCTGCCGGAGTTGCCAGAGGTACTGGACTGCTGGTGGTACCATGAGGAATCTCCCTGTGGGAGCTGGTCGTCGCAAGAACAAGAATCTTGCAGCTCATTATCGTCATATAAGTATCTCCGAAGGATTACTAGCAGCAGGAGTTGAATCTCCAAATGGATTAATTCATCATCCAATGTTCAAACCAAACGGCACTATTCTATCCTTTGGCACCGACTTGCCCCTATGTGAATCTATGGCTTCTCCATTAAGTCAAGCAGAGAAAAGGTTATCAAATGGTATCCAAAATGGTTTTCACAAAGCAGAACTCAAGAATTCTTCTTGCAAAGTTGGAGATACTGGGGATGAGTGCTACAAGGGGTCTAACATTCCGACTCCAAATGTGATGGTGGAAGAAGGTAAAAGAGAGCTGCACAAGGCAGTTATGCATAATATAAATGGCATCCCATCTCCTTTTCCTTGCCTTCATGGAGTACCTTGGCCTTTTACATGGAATGCTGCTGTTCCTATGCCGGCTATTTGCCCCATTCCCTTCCCTATGCCATTCTTCCCTACACCTTATTGGAATTGCAATGTGCCTCCTTGGAGTAATCCTTGGCTGGGTCCAGCTCTGCAAGCAGCAAGCGAGAAAACATCAGGTTCTGACCCTACTTCACCTTTAGGGAAACATTCAAGAGAAGGGGATTTGCTTAAGCCAAGCAATCCCAGGGGCAAGGAACAATCAGAACAAAAGTATTCAGAGAGGTCTATTTTGGTCCCAAAAACATTGCGGATTGATGATCCTGATGAAGCTGCTAAGAGTTCTATATGGTCAACACTTGGGATTAAATATGATTCTGCCAACAGGGGAGAGTTTTTCAAGGCCTTGCAACCAAAAAGTGACGACAAACACAACAAAGCCAATACTCCTCCAGTGTTGCATGCTAACCCTGCAGCTTTATCCAGATCGATTACCTTCCAACAAAGTGCCTAG